A window of the Synechococcus sp. LTW-R genome harbors these coding sequences:
- the chrA gene encoding chromate efflux transporter, with protein MISLMELGLSCLRLGAVAFGGPQAHMALLRETFVEQRLWVKAEDFEEGLALCEALPGPASSQMAIFLGWRCRGVAGGLVSGLGFLLPGLLVVLALSALWRSSSDLAALRGISSAIQPVVAAAIWAFATQLIQRKRPTWERWSAGLVFVLLAACQLWDVNAPLGLVLLASGLLRMAWQQRTRSLSLAPWLGLELLVATQPKLHLLAELFDVFLRAGLLIFGGGFVIIPLLEGPVLDHGWMSSGAFLDGIAIGQLSPGPVVLTSAFVGFQAGANLAGGWFASAAALVATTAIFLPSFAFILAAAPLIERIRTRPMVQAFRDGVIAAVPAVVAIAALRLSQESLHGLGQWSVLLVAFVLRLHWKVPPAALLLGAAGFGLLVAR; from the coding sequence ATGATCAGCCTCATGGAGCTGGGACTGAGCTGCCTGCGCTTAGGGGCTGTGGCGTTTGGAGGTCCCCAGGCCCATATGGCGCTGTTGCGGGAGACGTTTGTTGAACAACGCCTCTGGGTCAAAGCGGAAGACTTTGAAGAGGGCCTCGCCCTCTGCGAAGCCTTGCCGGGACCGGCTTCAAGCCAGATGGCGATCTTTCTGGGCTGGCGCTGCCGCGGTGTGGCCGGGGGATTGGTGAGCGGCCTTGGATTTCTGCTGCCTGGGTTACTCGTGGTCCTCGCCTTGAGTGCCCTATGGCGCTCCAGCAGCGACCTCGCGGCACTCCGGGGAATCTCCTCGGCGATCCAACCGGTGGTGGCCGCTGCCATCTGGGCCTTCGCCACACAACTCATCCAGCGCAAGCGCCCGACCTGGGAGCGCTGGAGTGCAGGCCTGGTCTTTGTGCTGTTGGCCGCCTGTCAACTGTGGGACGTCAACGCGCCGCTTGGCCTCGTGCTGCTGGCGAGCGGCCTGCTGCGCATGGCATGGCAGCAGAGGACGCGTTCTCTATCCCTGGCTCCATGGCTGGGGTTGGAACTGCTCGTGGCGACCCAGCCCAAGCTCCACCTCCTCGCTGAATTGTTCGACGTCTTCCTGCGGGCAGGTCTGCTCATTTTTGGAGGCGGCTTTGTGATCATCCCGCTGCTGGAGGGGCCGGTTCTCGATCACGGCTGGATGAGCAGCGGTGCCTTTCTCGATGGCATCGCCATAGGTCAACTCTCCCCAGGACCAGTGGTGCTCACCAGCGCCTTCGTGGGATTTCAAGCCGGGGCCAACCTGGCAGGGGGCTGGTTCGCGAGCGCGGCAGCCCTAGTCGCCACAACGGCCATCTTCCTGCCGAGTTTTGCCTTCATCCTGGCGGCAGCACCACTGATCGAGAGGATTCGAACCCGGCCCATGGTTCAGGCGTTTCGAGACGGCGTCATCGCGGCTGTTCCAGCCGTGGTTGCCATAGCGGCCCTACGCCTGAGCCAGGAGAGCTTGCATGGGCTTGGCCAGTGGTCGGTCCTACTCGTCGCCTTCGTGCTGCGACTGCACTGGAAGGTCCCACCGGCGGCACTGCTGCTGGGGGCAGCGGGGTTTGGACTGCTGGTGGCCCGCTAA
- the ppk1 gene encoding polyphosphate kinase 1, with amino-acid sequence MDGDAVKAKRYINRELSWIAFNQRVLSLALQSKSPLLEQAKFSAIFSNNLDEFFMVRVASLIAQLESNSSRLSIDGRSAAEQLQAIHQQLGPLLNQQHHHLQHRLLPQLEQRGIGILDYPQLSRRQKDWLTSYFQAQIQPVLTATRLNTPGKPFPFISSLSLNLAVEIQGSDLGGNELIRLKLPTKNIPRWITLPVALHGERAGALHLCVPLEQVIRHNLRALLPGRRISSISLFRVTRDADLALQEEEAEDLMEAMQSSLRRRKAGGDVVRLELSGDTPRRVQQQLIAGMGVDSNWVQRVDGFLGLEDLMALQGVHAPDLKDRPFHGSTPAPLRDCQSPEEGRHARESIFTAIRRGDVLLHHPFDRFTSTVEEFIHQAACDPDVQAIKITLYRVSKDSPIIASLIAAAERGKQVLALVELKARFDEDNNIRWARQLERSGVHVVYGVIGLKTHTKIALVIRREREKGALRTYSHVGTGNYNSKTAALYTDLGLLSADADLGQDLISLFNYLTGFSKQSAYRKLLVAPTTLRERMLELIEREIEHARAGRRCGIKAKMNALVDQRLIDKLYEASTAGVPVELIVRGACSCTSGVAGLSEQIRIRSVVGRFLEHSRVFWFENDNAPQVWLGSADWMPRNLDRRVEAVVPIEQPDLVERLRELLTLYIEDSSAGWLLQADGRYSPPGQEKPGSSAQEQLMQSKR; translated from the coding sequence ATGGACGGAGACGCGGTAAAAGCGAAGCGGTATATCAATCGTGAGTTGAGCTGGATTGCCTTCAATCAACGGGTTCTTAGTCTTGCCTTGCAGAGCAAGTCACCGCTGCTTGAGCAAGCCAAGTTCAGCGCAATTTTCAGCAATAATCTCGATGAGTTCTTTATGGTCAGGGTGGCCTCCCTGATCGCGCAACTGGAATCCAATTCCAGCCGACTCAGCATTGATGGACGCTCGGCGGCTGAACAATTACAAGCGATCCACCAACAGCTAGGTCCCCTCCTCAATCAGCAGCACCACCATCTCCAGCATCGGCTTCTGCCCCAACTGGAGCAGCGAGGCATTGGCATCCTGGACTACCCACAACTGTCCAGACGTCAAAAGGATTGGCTGACGAGTTATTTCCAGGCCCAGATTCAGCCGGTCCTTACGGCGACACGACTGAATACACCAGGAAAACCATTTCCCTTCATCAGCAGCCTGAGCCTCAACCTCGCCGTTGAGATTCAAGGTTCGGACCTAGGCGGGAACGAACTGATTCGCCTGAAGCTTCCCACAAAGAACATTCCGCGCTGGATCACCCTTCCGGTGGCCTTGCACGGAGAACGCGCTGGTGCCCTTCACCTCTGCGTCCCGCTCGAGCAGGTGATCCGCCACAACCTCAGGGCCCTCCTTCCAGGACGCCGGATCAGCAGCATCAGTCTCTTCCGGGTCACCCGTGACGCCGATCTCGCCCTCCAAGAAGAGGAGGCCGAGGATCTGATGGAGGCGATGCAAAGCAGTCTCCGGCGCAGAAAAGCCGGTGGCGACGTCGTGCGCCTGGAACTCAGCGGCGACACCCCCCGCAGGGTTCAACAGCAACTGATCGCTGGCATGGGGGTGGACAGCAATTGGGTGCAACGGGTGGACGGATTCCTCGGTCTCGAGGACCTGATGGCGCTGCAGGGCGTCCATGCACCAGACCTCAAGGACCGCCCCTTCCATGGCTCAACCCCCGCCCCCCTCAGGGACTGCCAGTCTCCAGAAGAGGGACGACACGCTCGCGAGAGCATCTTTACGGCGATTCGACGGGGTGATGTCCTCCTGCACCATCCCTTTGATCGCTTTACATCCACGGTGGAGGAATTCATCCACCAAGCCGCCTGCGACCCGGACGTTCAAGCGATCAAGATCACGCTGTATCGCGTCTCCAAGGATTCCCCGATCATCGCCAGCCTGATCGCTGCGGCGGAACGCGGCAAACAGGTGTTGGCACTCGTCGAACTCAAGGCACGCTTCGACGAAGACAACAACATCCGCTGGGCACGGCAACTGGAGCGCTCAGGGGTGCATGTGGTGTATGGGGTGATCGGCCTCAAGACCCACACCAAAATTGCGCTGGTGATCCGACGTGAGCGTGAGAAAGGAGCGCTTCGGACCTATAGCCACGTCGGCACCGGGAACTACAACTCCAAAACAGCCGCGCTCTACACCGATCTGGGCTTGCTCTCAGCGGATGCCGACTTGGGGCAAGACCTGATCAGCCTCTTCAACTACCTGACCGGCTTCTCCAAACAGAGTGCCTACCGGAAATTGCTCGTGGCGCCGACAACCCTCAGGGAACGGATGCTGGAGCTGATCGAGCGAGAAATCGAGCACGCCCGTGCCGGGCGCCGCTGCGGGATCAAAGCCAAGATGAATGCATTGGTGGATCAACGCCTCATCGACAAGCTCTATGAGGCCTCAACGGCAGGGGTTCCGGTCGAGCTGATTGTGAGGGGGGCCTGCAGCTGCACCAGCGGAGTCGCTGGGCTGAGTGAGCAGATCAGGATTCGCAGTGTGGTGGGCCGCTTTCTTGAACACTCACGCGTCTTCTGGTTCGAGAACGACAACGCGCCCCAGGTCTGGCTGGGAAGCGCCGATTGGATGCCTCGCAACCTGGACCGCAGGGTGGAGGCCGTCGTACCGATTGAGCAGCCCGACCTGGTGGAACGGCTACGGGAACTACTGACGCTCTACATCGAGGACAGCTCCGCGGGCTGGCTGCTTCAGGCCGACGGCCGCTACAGCCCACCCGGGCAGGAAAAGCCAGGTAGCAGCGCCCAGGAGCAGCTGATGCAGAGCAAGCGATGA
- a CDS encoding cell wall metabolism sensor histidine kinase WalK, producing MSAETALQLALGFGLGALSVGLWRGVTRKRVSVPTQLRRRQPIPDLQLREWISAAPQGWLVLDGANRIEIMNERAESLLVRGGSLAPQIQHLNDLEPSAELLHLLELCRNTGLAQRGEWSIGRNDLSVRVMPGERSWLALQIEGSNPLKLQLQQQEQWVSDVAHELKTPITALRLVSESLSLKAEGRQAVLVERLEKELERLQKLVGDLLDLSRLDNALASRSRPPAAIDPRDVIGQAWATLQELAIPRGIELQIEPKRDQARQVCVEPARLHQAVFNLIDNALRYSPDGKSIDLSIEERDRWCLIAVRDHGPGFSATDLDRMFERFYRGDPARARGPRNGSGLGLAIVRQIALSQGGLVRARNHPGGGAVVELLLPRA from the coding sequence ATGAGTGCGGAAACAGCCCTGCAGCTGGCGCTCGGCTTTGGCCTCGGCGCCCTCAGCGTTGGACTCTGGCGGGGCGTGACGCGCAAGCGCGTGTCCGTGCCGACGCAGCTGCGTCGCCGGCAACCGATCCCTGACCTTCAGTTGCGCGAATGGATCAGCGCCGCGCCCCAGGGCTGGCTGGTCCTCGATGGCGCGAACCGGATCGAGATCATGAATGAGCGGGCTGAATCACTCCTGGTTCGCGGGGGCTCCCTGGCCCCGCAGATTCAACACCTCAATGACCTCGAGCCCAGTGCCGAGCTCCTGCACCTGCTGGAGCTGTGCCGCAACACCGGTCTGGCCCAACGCGGCGAATGGAGCATCGGCCGCAACGATCTCTCCGTCCGGGTCATGCCCGGAGAACGGAGCTGGCTGGCGCTGCAGATCGAAGGCAGCAACCCGCTCAAGCTGCAACTGCAGCAACAGGAGCAGTGGGTCAGCGATGTGGCCCATGAGCTCAAGACACCGATCACCGCACTGCGGCTGGTCAGCGAAAGCCTCTCGCTCAAGGCCGAAGGTCGCCAAGCGGTGCTCGTGGAGCGCCTGGAGAAAGAGCTCGAGCGACTGCAGAAATTGGTGGGCGACCTGTTGGATCTCTCGCGATTGGACAACGCCCTGGCCAGCCGCAGCCGGCCACCGGCCGCCATCGACCCCAGGGACGTCATTGGTCAGGCCTGGGCGACCCTGCAGGAACTCGCGATCCCGCGGGGCATCGAACTACAGATCGAGCCCAAGCGGGACCAGGCCAGACAGGTCTGCGTTGAACCGGCTCGGTTGCACCAGGCAGTCTTCAACCTGATCGACAACGCCCTGCGCTACAGCCCCGACGGCAAGAGCATTGACCTGAGCATCGAAGAACGGGACCGCTGGTGCCTCATCGCCGTTCGTGACCACGGACCGGGCTTCAGCGCAACCGATCTCGATCGCATGTTCGAGCGGTTTTACCGAGGGGACCCTGCCCGGGCCCGGGGCCCCAGGAATGGCAGCGGCCTTGGCCTCGCGATCGTGCGTCAGATCGCCCTCAGCCAAGGGGGCCTGGTGCGGGCCCGCAACCATCCAGGGGGAGGAGCCGTCGTGGAACTGCTCCTCCCAAGGGCCTGA
- the pstS gene encoding phosphate ABC transporter substrate-binding protein PstS, translated as MTFAKKALLIGSLLAVGTGMSASAADRLSAAGATFPAKIYQRWFADLAKAGGPQVNYQAVGSGSGRKAFIDQTVNFAASDDPMKAKDIAKVTRGLVQIPMVGGTIAFGYNKPGCDLKLTQKQAVQVAIGKITDWKDLGCSAGAITWVHRSDGSGTTKAFTNSLSAFSPEWKLGAGKSVKWPGANAVGAKGNSGVAGVIANKQGAIGYVNQSYIRGAVKAAALQNKSGEFIKPSYSSGAKALNGIKLDQNLAGTNPNPTAKGAYPIATLTWALAYAKGNGANADTIKKTFNYMLSDQAQAKADDLGFVPLKGAILSKARAAVNKIGK; from the coding sequence ATGACCTTCGCGAAGAAGGCCCTTCTGATCGGCTCCCTGCTGGCCGTCGGCACCGGCATGTCCGCCTCGGCCGCAGACCGCCTCAGTGCTGCTGGCGCAACCTTCCCCGCCAAGATCTATCAGCGCTGGTTCGCTGACCTGGCGAAGGCTGGTGGCCCCCAGGTCAACTACCAAGCCGTTGGCTCCGGCTCCGGCCGTAAGGCTTTCATCGACCAGACCGTGAACTTCGCGGCCTCTGACGATCCGATGAAGGCCAAGGACATCGCCAAGGTGACCCGTGGTCTGGTGCAGATCCCCATGGTGGGCGGCACCATCGCCTTCGGTTACAACAAGCCCGGCTGTGACCTCAAGCTGACCCAGAAGCAAGCCGTCCAAGTGGCGATCGGCAAGATCACCGATTGGAAGGACCTGGGCTGCTCCGCCGGCGCCATCACCTGGGTGCACCGCTCGGATGGTTCCGGAACCACCAAGGCCTTCACCAACTCCCTCTCCGCTTTCTCCCCTGAGTGGAAGCTCGGCGCTGGTAAGTCCGTGAAGTGGCCTGGTGCGAACGCCGTGGGTGCCAAGGGCAACTCCGGCGTTGCTGGCGTGATCGCTAACAAGCAAGGCGCCATTGGTTACGTCAACCAGTCCTACATCCGTGGTGCTGTCAAGGCTGCTGCTCTGCAGAACAAATCGGGTGAGTTCATCAAGCCCAGCTACAGCTCCGGTGCGAAAGCTCTGAACGGCATCAAGCTCGATCAGAACCTGGCTGGCACGAACCCCAACCCGACCGCCAAGGGCGCCTATCCCATCGCGACCCTGACCTGGGCTCTGGCCTATGCCAAGGGCAATGGTGCCAACGCCGACACCATCAAGAAGACCTTCAACTACATGCTGAGCGACCAGGCTCAGGCCAAGGCAGACGACCTCGGTTTCGTTCCCCTCAAGGGCGCGATCCTCTCGAAAGCCCGCGCTGCTGTGAACAAGATCGGCAAGTGA
- the pstB gene encoding phosphate ABC transporter ATP-binding protein PstB, whose protein sequence is MNQAVASSPCLELENVSISYFSNVAVRGVHMQIPRHQVTAFIGPSGCGKSTVLRALNRMNDLIDGCSLQGRVIFDGHDMYSSAVDPVEVRRRIGMVFQKPNPFPKSIYENIAFGARINGYSGDMDELVERSLRKAALWDETKDKLAESGYALSGGQQQRLCIARTIAVEPEVILMDEPCSALDPISTLKIEEMIHELKNSYTIVIVTHNMQQAVRVSDMTGFFNVNTFEDTDSKVGCLEEFADTETIFKAPRQQATQDYVSGRFG, encoded by the coding sequence ATGAACCAAGCCGTTGCCTCCTCCCCTTGCCTCGAACTGGAGAACGTCAGCATTAGCTACTTCTCCAACGTGGCCGTCCGCGGGGTGCACATGCAGATCCCTCGGCACCAGGTCACGGCCTTTATTGGACCCTCTGGTTGCGGCAAGAGCACGGTGCTGCGTGCGCTGAACCGCATGAATGATCTGATCGATGGTTGTTCGCTGCAGGGGCGGGTGATCTTCGATGGCCACGACATGTATTCGTCTGCCGTTGACCCGGTCGAGGTGCGGCGGCGCATCGGCATGGTGTTCCAAAAGCCCAATCCCTTCCCCAAGAGCATCTACGAGAACATTGCTTTTGGTGCGCGCATCAATGGCTATTCCGGCGACATGGATGAGCTTGTTGAGCGCTCGCTGCGCAAGGCCGCACTTTGGGACGAGACCAAGGACAAGCTGGCCGAAAGTGGCTATGCCCTCTCCGGTGGTCAACAACAGCGCCTCTGCATTGCCCGCACCATTGCTGTTGAGCCGGAGGTGATCCTCATGGATGAACCCTGCTCCGCCTTGGACCCCATCTCCACCTTGAAGATCGAAGAGATGATCCATGAGCTCAAGAACAGCTACACGATCGTCATCGTCACCCACAACATGCAACAGGCCGTCCGTGTGAGTGACATGACGGGCTTCTTCAATGTCAACACCTTTGAGGACACCGATAGCAAGGTGGGCTGTCTGGAGGAATTTGCGGATACCGAAACGATCTTTAAAGCACCGCGTCAACAGGCCACCCAGGACTATGTCTCAGGGCGCTTTGGTTGA
- a CDS encoding helix-turn-helix transcriptional regulator, whose protein sequence is MTPVTTAQELCPLFKALADPRRLEVVLALAAGERCVCELTEQMGVAQSKLSFHLKVMREAGLLDSRVQGRWIYYRLRPEAIAELGDWLERLQTTAPSKAQSCC, encoded by the coding sequence ATGACCCCAGTCACGACTGCCCAGGAGCTCTGCCCCCTGTTCAAGGCCTTGGCCGACCCCCGGCGCCTGGAGGTGGTGCTGGCGCTGGCGGCTGGAGAGCGCTGCGTCTGTGAGCTCACCGAGCAGATGGGTGTGGCCCAGTCCAAGCTCTCCTTTCACCTCAAGGTGATGCGAGAGGCGGGCCTGCTGGACTCCCGAGTGCAAGGACGCTGGATCTACTACCGCCTGCGGCCAGAGGCGATCGCGGAGTTGGGCGATTGGCTTGAGCGTTTGCAGACAACTGCGCCGTCAAAAGCCCAGTCCTGCTGCTGA
- a CDS encoding CHAD domain-containing protein, whose translation MKFRPANDVTCLAYVQGAMHDNLRRIVALQSDVLADQDPEPLHQLRVNLRQLKTLRLQFSALGVWPEELSAPRIAKLGRRLGLTRDLDVLRQRIEVSWLPLLPEAEVVAIKPFRKQLKRERRLAFAELSETLPSQRYLKLLSRLQVWIKSPTGTAQAAEPVRDWLPELQGQLIGDLFLLPGWTAPEAREPGSAAVLHQLRKRLKTLRYGLAHFHQAAVVDHGSLLAQLKALQDCLGDLNDLVVLRGALRSSLDLNPKKALPRFTELLDAAHDQAWLRWLELSQAWRTKGDRLRLYQRLLGLTDA comes from the coding sequence GTGAAATTCAGACCTGCGAATGATGTCACCTGCTTGGCCTACGTGCAGGGGGCCATGCACGACAACCTCAGGCGGATCGTCGCCCTTCAGTCCGATGTTCTGGCGGATCAGGATCCAGAACCTTTGCATCAGCTCAGGGTCAACCTGCGGCAACTGAAAACCCTTCGGCTTCAGTTCTCGGCGCTCGGGGTCTGGCCTGAGGAGCTCAGTGCCCCCCGCATCGCCAAACTGGGCCGTCGGCTTGGACTCACCCGCGATCTGGATGTCCTGCGTCAGCGGATTGAGGTGTCCTGGTTGCCGCTCCTGCCCGAGGCCGAAGTGGTGGCGATCAAACCGTTTCGCAAGCAGCTCAAGCGGGAGCGTCGACTGGCGTTTGCTGAGCTCAGCGAAACCCTCCCTAGCCAGCGCTACCTGAAGTTGCTCTCTCGCTTGCAGGTCTGGATTAAGAGCCCCACGGGTACGGCTCAAGCGGCGGAGCCGGTGCGCGATTGGCTGCCCGAGCTCCAGGGGCAGCTCATTGGCGATCTCTTTCTGCTGCCGGGTTGGACGGCTCCTGAGGCGCGTGAGCCGGGGTCGGCTGCCGTTCTGCATCAGTTGCGCAAGCGCCTGAAAACGCTCCGCTACGGCCTGGCCCATTTCCATCAGGCCGCCGTCGTGGACCACGGCTCCCTGCTGGCCCAGCTCAAGGCGCTGCAGGATTGTCTGGGGGACCTCAATGACCTGGTTGTGTTGCGGGGAGCCCTGCGTAGCAGCCTCGATCTCAATCCCAAGAAGGCGCTGCCGCGGTTCACGGAACTCCTCGATGCCGCGCACGATCAGGCCTGGCTGCGTTGGTTGGAGCTCTCCCAGGCCTGGCGCACCAAGGGGGATCGCTTGCGCCTGTATCAACGGCTGCTGGGGCTAACCGACGCTTAA
- the pstC gene encoding phosphate ABC transporter permease subunit PstC — MPPSREQGAPPVYTLRQRPTSEKLVDEGFRRLVVALASIVGLVLIGILITVLWGSREAMAEFGLSFLVVSDWDPGLNSYGALTAIYGTLVSSVLAILIAVPLGVGTAIFITENLIPSGYRQVIGLMVELLAAIPSVVLGLWAIFVMEPFLRPILQVLHDRLGWMPFFATEPLGPGMAPAVLILVVMILPIITAIARDSLQQVPNELRQAAYGVGTTRWQAIVQVILPAAVSGITGGVMLALGRAMGETMAVTMIIGNSNNFSLSLLAPANTISAMLANQFGEADGIQISALMYAAFVLMIMTLIVNMLAQWIVRRLSLKYA; from the coding sequence GTGCCTCCCTCCCGTGAGCAGGGGGCTCCTCCGGTTTACACGCTGCGACAACGGCCTACTTCCGAGAAGTTGGTTGATGAGGGGTTCAGGCGACTTGTTGTCGCTTTGGCCTCGATCGTGGGCTTGGTACTAATTGGGATTTTGATCACCGTTCTGTGGGGATCAAGGGAGGCGATGGCCGAATTCGGTTTGTCCTTTTTGGTTGTCTCCGATTGGGACCCTGGCCTCAATAGCTATGGCGCACTCACGGCGATCTACGGCACGTTGGTGTCGTCCGTGTTGGCCATCCTGATTGCGGTGCCGTTGGGTGTGGGAACGGCCATCTTTATTACCGAGAACTTGATTCCTTCCGGCTACCGGCAGGTGATCGGCTTGATGGTCGAGCTGCTCGCGGCGATTCCTTCGGTTGTGCTCGGCCTCTGGGCCATTTTTGTGATGGAGCCGTTCCTTCGGCCCATTCTTCAGGTCTTGCACGACCGATTGGGCTGGATGCCCTTCTTCGCGACCGAACCCTTGGGGCCTGGGATGGCTCCTGCTGTGTTGATCCTTGTGGTGATGATCTTGCCCATCATTACCGCGATTGCCAGGGATTCACTGCAGCAAGTGCCGAATGAACTCCGCCAAGCGGCCTACGGAGTCGGCACGACCCGTTGGCAGGCCATTGTTCAGGTGATCTTGCCCGCTGCTGTCTCGGGGATCACCGGTGGTGTGATGTTGGCCTTGGGGCGGGCGATGGGGGAAACCATGGCGGTCACCATGATCATCGGTAATTCCAACAACTTCAGCTTGAGCCTCTTGGCTCCTGCGAACACCATCTCAGCCATGCTGGCCAACCAGTTTGGTGAAGCAGACGGTATTCAGATCTCCGCTCTGATGTATGCAGCGTTTGTCTTGATGATTATGACGCTGATCGTCAACATGTTGGCGCAGTGGATTGTGCGTCGGCTCAGTTTGAAGTACGCCTAG
- a CDS encoding Crp/Fnr family transcriptional regulator → MVFTPSRSSSLRGMLEETFQRRDLVTLTAGSRVPMLRNHVWLVARGMVKLSSMNEQGEDVLLALAGPNEPFGEPLSNLDLYEATTLSDCDLLCLPMEEIQQTPHLVSTLMLALISRTRQSEALIALLGLRRVEDRVRGFLELLAEEYGQPCEEGLRLNLRLTHQDIAGALSTTRVTVTRVLGLLREEGWLKLNGQRQLVISNLPLSEAA, encoded by the coding sequence ATGGTTTTCACGCCTAGCCGTTCCTCGAGCCTTCGCGGAATGCTCGAAGAGACCTTTCAGCGCCGCGATCTGGTCACCCTGACCGCCGGTAGCCGCGTGCCGATGCTGCGCAACCACGTCTGGTTGGTGGCGCGCGGCATGGTCAAGCTGAGCTCGATGAACGAGCAGGGGGAAGATGTTCTCCTGGCTCTTGCCGGTCCGAATGAACCCTTCGGCGAGCCCCTCAGCAACCTGGACCTCTACGAGGCCACGACCCTGAGCGATTGCGATCTGCTCTGCCTGCCGATGGAGGAGATCCAGCAGACCCCGCATCTGGTCAGCACCTTGATGTTGGCCTTGATCAGCCGCACCCGTCAGTCCGAAGCCTTGATCGCCTTGCTCGGACTGCGCCGGGTGGAAGATCGGGTGCGCGGCTTCCTCGAGTTGCTCGCCGAGGAGTACGGCCAGCCCTGTGAGGAGGGCCTGCGCCTCAACCTGCGCCTGACCCATCAGGACATTGCCGGTGCCTTGAGCACCACCCGCGTCACCGTGACCCGGGTCTTGGGGTTGCTGCGGGAAGAGGGCTGGCTCAAGCTCAACGGTCAGCGCCAGCTGGTGATCAGCAACCTGCCCCTCAGCGAAGCGGCCTGA
- the pstA gene encoding phosphate ABC transporter permease PstA, with protein MSTSRPNRTLYFNPNLPRNRWNFALTAVAVAFSCIAVLPLVLVLGYVLLKGGSFLSVSLLTELPPPPGLEEGGIGNAIVGTIIVTLIASVIAIPVGIGGGIYLAEFSRSGSFASFVRFGTNVLAGVPSIICGVFVYGLIVSTRLLFGQSYSALAGGIALAVLMLPTVIKTTDEALKLVPNELRWGALGLGASQFVTVTQVTLPASLTSIATGVVLGIARAAGETAPLIFTALFSPFWPEGILGPIASMSVLIYNFAIMPLEFQNNLAWAASFVLVVMILLSNLLARWISRVTSN; from the coding sequence ATGTCGACTTCTAGGCCGAATCGCACGCTTTATTTCAACCCGAACCTGCCCCGCAATCGCTGGAATTTTGCGTTGACAGCTGTTGCTGTTGCGTTTTCCTGCATCGCGGTTCTTCCGCTCGTGCTGGTGCTGGGCTACGTGCTTCTGAAGGGCGGATCCTTCCTGTCTGTCTCGCTGTTGACCGAATTGCCCCCTCCTCCAGGTCTTGAGGAGGGCGGAATCGGCAACGCCATCGTCGGCACCATCATCGTCACCTTGATTGCCAGCGTCATTGCCATTCCCGTTGGCATTGGCGGCGGCATCTATCTCGCGGAATTCTCCCGTTCCGGTTCCTTCGCCTCCTTTGTTCGCTTCGGAACCAACGTCCTGGCTGGGGTGCCCTCGATCATCTGCGGCGTCTTTGTCTATGGCTTGATCGTGAGTACCCGGTTGCTCTTCGGCCAGAGCTACAGCGCCCTTGCTGGAGGAATTGCACTGGCGGTCTTGATGTTGCCGACGGTGATCAAGACCACTGATGAAGCGCTGAAATTGGTGCCGAATGAATTGCGCTGGGGCGCCCTTGGGTTGGGGGCCTCGCAGTTTGTCACGGTCACGCAGGTCACCCTGCCGGCTTCATTGACCTCGATCGCGACGGGTGTTGTGTTGGGCATTGCTCGCGCCGCGGGTGAAACAGCTCCCTTGATCTTTACCGCGCTCTTCTCTCCCTTCTGGCCCGAAGGCATTCTCGGCCCGATCGCCTCGATGTCGGTGCTGATCTACAACTTCGCGATCATGCCGCTGGAATTCCAGAACAACTTGGCTTGGGCCGCTTCATTTGTGTTGGTGGTCATGATCTTGCTCTCCAATCTCCTGGCGCGCTGGATCTCGCGGGTCACATCCAACTAG